DNA from bacterium:
CTTGAATGAGTTTTTCTCTGGCTTGGTTGACCCTAAGCTGCGCCTTTTTTACCTTTATCTGCTGTTGGTCAATATCCTTTTCTATCTCTACTATTTTATTCTCAAGGGCTTGCTTATAATTTCGATATTGGGCAATTTCGTATATCATCATCGAATTTTGAAATAAATTTTCATTAATTTCGTCAGAAAGGTTTTGTAATTGTTGTTGCACCTTTTCTTTTTCTGTTTTGAGCAATCTTTCTTTTTCCTCTTCTTGTTTAAGTTTTGATTTTTCCTCAGCCATTTCAAGTGTAGCTTCTTCCTCTTTTTTTATTTTAATTTCTAAGAGGCGTTGAAGTGGATAAGCTGAATCTTTCATAAGCATAATACTCCTATGCAAATATTGCTACTAATCCTTCTATTTCTTCTTCAAAACTTATCTTTTCTTCAACTTTTTGTTGTAAGAAATTATTTACCTCCTTTATCTTACGGAGGGCATAATCCACCTCTGGATCAGAACCCTCTTCATAGGCGCCAATCTTAATCAACTCTTTATTCTTCTCATAAGTAGCAATGACCTCTCTTAATTTTCTTGCCGCTTGTAGATGTTTTTCAGAAATGATATTATCCATTACCCGACTGATACTTTCACAAACATTGATAGCCGGATAGTGTCCTTTGCTGGCTAAATCTCGAGTGAGAATAATATGTCCATCTAAGATTGCTCTTACTTCATCAGCTATAGGTTCGGTCATATCATCTCCTTCAACCAGGATAGTATAGAAGGCGGTAATGGAGCCTTTATCAGAATTTCCTGCTCGTTCTAATAGTTTAGGTAAGATAGCGAAAACAGAGGGAGGAAATCCTTGTCGTGCAGGAGGTTCTCCGGCGGCTAAGCCTACTTCTCGTTGCGCTCGGGCAAATCGAGTAATCGAATCCAACATAAGAATTACCTGTTTCCCCTGGTCTCGGAAATATTCGGCAATAGTAGTAGCAACATAACTTGCCTTTAATCTAACTAAAGATGGTTGATCTGAGGTAGATACCACTACTACCGAACGCTTTAATCCTTCTTCCCCTAACTCCTTTTCCAAAAAATCATTTACTTCTCTGCCTCTTTCACCTATCAAGCCAATGACATTCACCTCTGCTTTGGTATTGCGAGCAATCATACCCATAAGGGTGCTTTTTCCTACCCCAGCTGCGGCAAAAAAGCCCATGCGTTGACCTTCACCACAGGTTAACAAACCATCAATTGCTTTTACTCCCATAGATAATGCCCTGGTGATGCGTTTTCTTTGGAGCGGGTTGGGTGGCGAATTATAGACTGGATATTCTTCCATCGAGAGGAATGGCCCCTTTGTTTCAATATCCATAGGTTCACCTAATCCATTTAATATCCTGCCTAATAATTCATTTCCTACCTTTACTGTAAAAGGCCGGTAAGTGGGAATGACTTCATTCCCTACTCCAATGCCACTAATATCTCCTAAAGGCATCAAGATAGTCTTGTTTTGATCAAATCCCACTACTTCAGCTTTAACTAAGAGATTTTCCTTAGATTTTTTAATATAGCAAATATCTCCTATCTGCACCTGAGGAACAGAAACCTTAACTGTTATTCCTGTTACCTCAATCACCTTCCCTACTACGCGTAGAGGAGCAATACCATCTATCATTTTAATAGCTTCCTCTAACATCCCCATATTTATCACCTTCCTAAAGACAAAAGGGTCTTTTCTATCACTGATAACTGGGTATCTATTTGAGCATCTATCCTCCCTATCTCTGTTTCAATGACACAACCATCTAAGGCTATTTCTGAATCTGTTTTAAATTCTATATCTCTTGCTTTTTCTAAGGTGTTAAGAAGGTCATTTTTTCTTACCTTTAATTTTTCAATATCGTCCGCGTTGACGCGTATAATTATCCTTTCTTGTTCTTTAACTGCTTGAAGTGCTTCTTTCACAATGGTTGTAATTTTCCATTGGTCTAAGTTAAGCTCTTGACCAATTATCTTTTTAGCAATTTTTATGGACAATTCAACCAGCTTAGGTTCCGCGGAGGTGAACCATCTTTTTCTTTCCTCCTTTGCCTTAAGGAGGAGTTCTGTAACCTGAGCTAATCCTTCTTGATAACCTTTTTCATACCCCTGGGTGATAGCTAATTCTTTTTCTTTTTCTGCCTGGCTTTTAATCATCTCTACTTCTTTATTTGCCTGCTCAATAATCTTCTCTGCCCTCTCCTGAGCTAAAATAACTGGTGCTTTTATCACCTTGTCTTTTTCCATTTTAAGAGGTGTCTTGGAAAAACCACATTTTTCTCCTTTAATTATCTTTTCCTTTTGCCTAAGAAAATCATCAACAATCTTTGGTCTTTGTTCTTTTTGCCATATTCTGCCTACCTTCTTACCTTCATAGACCTCTTCTAATTCATCTGCTTTTTTTAACATCTTTTTAAAATTTACCCTCTTATCGTCAGTCATATTTTTATCCTTATTCTTCTATCACAGATTCAATTAATTTATATAGTTTATCTTTTTCCTGTTGGGCAAGGGTGAACTTGGGTTCTTTTAAATAGAGGTATATTTTTTCTGCATCTTCAATGGGAAGTTTTTGACAGATTTGGGTAATTACCTGTTTATTTTCACCCAATAATAGCGCAGATAATATCAGCAGACCCACCTCTTTAAAAAGATCTTCTATCTGATGAAAGGTTTTCTTAACATAAGTTATCCAGGTGCCAAATCTTTCTTGAGAGAATTTAATCTCTTCATTATCTATCTGTGTTAATTCTCTCATTTTTATAGAAAGTTCTTCTCTCTCTTTTCTATGGAGACTATAGTATAATTGTGTCCAGTCATTTTCATTAATTCCTTTAATGGCTCTAGCTACTTCTCTCAGTCCTATTTCTCTGATAAATTTTAAAAAATTCTCTTCTTTTAATAAAACTATCTTACTAACCTTTCCGCCTAAGTTTTTCATTGAAATAAACCTATTTTCAAACTTTTTTCTTATTATTTTAGACATCTCTGAAGATATATTTACCGATTTGAGAGGAGATAGAGAAAGATTCTCTTTCAATTTCTCAGAAAAGATAGCTAAAATGTCGTTTCTTTTATTAGGAGGAAGATGCTTTAGAATAAAACTAATAATAAATGGTCGTTCTTTTTGGAGATTTTTAGCTAACCAGGTAGGGTGTATTTCTTCTATTTTGAAAAGTTTTTTTTGATTTTGGAGATACTGTAGTTCCTCTGATAAGAACCTTTTTCTTTCATCTTGAGAGAGATTTAACAATTTATCACATTGTTGTTTAAAAATTGCTTCTCTATTCACTGGAAGGTAGTGAAGTAATTCATCACACCATTTCTCCTCAATTACTAATAATACTTGTAAACTTCTTTCTTTTTCTGTTAGGTTAGTGAGAGAGAACATATAATTTCTCCTGTTGATTATCAGGTTTGGTATTGAGAAATTTTTCGCTTTAAACTCTGGATCTTTATCACACTTATCACTAAAAAGATAGAGATAACTACAATGAGAATAAGAAGAACGCCAATTATTATTGGGAGATATGAAAAGGGGATGAGACTGTTTTTTGCTTCTGAACTAAGCTTAGGCTGACGGAATAAAACAATTACCGCTACATTTTTAGGTGATAATCCTTCTACCGCGTTAGCTACTAAGTTTTGGATAGATTCTCTCCTCACTATCCTCTCCCCCTCATATTCTATAAGGACAGAAGCAGTGGGTTTTGGTCTTTGACTCTCGTCTTCATAGAATAGATTTGTCTCTGGCATAGAGATATGAACCCTGGCATTAACTACACCGCTTATAGTTTTTAATGTCTTAGAGATTTCTCCGCAGAGGGATTGAAGAAAAAGGGCTTTTTCTTCAGTGGGAGTAGGAATTAAATTAGTATTACTAAAGATTTCAGTTACCCCTTTTTCCTTTTCTCCAGGTAATTTATAGTCTTGAAGTAATCTGCAGGCTGCTTTTGCTTGACTCTCTTTTACGACTACTTTCCATTTTATCTCCCTTTTGCTTTCTTCTTTTATCTTTTTGGCATAAATATTATGATTGTGGAGCACAACTAATATTTTGTTCGCTTCATCTTCACTCAGACCATGATGTAATTCTACCGTCCCACAACCGGTTAAGACTAAAATAGATAAGATAAGAAAACTTAATTTTACCTCTTTAAGTTTATTTTTTTTATCTCGTTCCATAATACTTTCCTTAATAATAGCCTAAACCTGCGTCTGCATAATTGTTTTTAATCCATCAGCCGTTTTCCCTACCGCTTTACTTACCAGTTCAATCTCCTGCGAGAGGCGATAAACTTCGGCTTGAAGAGCTAAAAGCTCTTGGGGCATAAATGTTCTTGTACCACTAAAAAGGAGGCGGTTTATTTCATCTAATCTCTGATAAGAGTTGTTTAAATCAATAGCAACTTTACCTACTCCTTCAATCATCTCATTTCTACTGCTTTGTTCTACCTTTTGCGATAACAGAGTATCTTCAGAAGATAAGGAAGTAGGTTCAACATTCGCCACTTTTTCCATCAACTGATGGAAGTTAGATTTAGGTAATTGTTGAGTTACCTCTGGACTAATTGCTTCACTGGGTATCTTTACAGGTATGCTGGATATTGGGAGACTCATCTTTCTCACCTTCCTTTCTTAAATATTTTAGACCATTAATTGATTTAATTTTTTTATCGCATTGGTATGAATTCGAGAAGTCCATGATTTAGAAAATCCTAATCTTTCTCCTATTGCCTCAAATGTAAGTCCTTGATAATAATACAGTTCAATTACCTCATTCTCTATCGAAGAAAGTTTTTTCCTGGCTTGTTTTAGTAATTCAAAACATTCTTTTGTTTCATATATCTCATGAGGATTTGCCTCATTTGTGACCATAAAATCTTTATCTTTTTTGCCCTCCTGTTCTCTTAGACTCTCTAAGGAAACAATATAAATAGAAGCTAAAGATGAGATAATCTCTTTTATTTCAAAGGCTTCTTCTTGCGTGGTTCTTTTTATTACCTCTTGTTTACTTTCTTGAAAATCTCCCAGGAACTGATTTGCACCTTCTTCAAAGAGTTTTAGCTTTTTATATTGGCTTCTGGGTATCCACCCCATTTTGCGCAATCCGTCATAGATTGCTCCTTTAATTCGATAATAAGCAAAGGTAGTAAATTTTACCTCTCTTTTGGGATCAAACCGCTGCGATGCCTCTACTAATCCAATCTTTCCGTATCCAGCTAAATCTTCAATATCTACCTCGGGTACATGTTGAGATATTTGCCTTGCCAGGTGATAGACATAGGGAAGATATTCTATCACTCTTTCTTCTTTGTCTTCAATTTTCTCCACTTTTTAAATTTCCTACTCTTTTTCCCTTCTGGCTCAGAAGATTATACTTACTTATATGAAACAAGCAATTTTTCTACTTGTTTTGAAAGTAATGGATCTGATTGAATAAAATTAGTAATGAATGTATTCGCTTCACCCAATTTAATCTTTGCATGACAAAATCGTTCTTTTATTACCCAATCTACTATTTTAGATATAGCTCCCGGTAAAGAATCTATCCTCTTTTCTCTAAACTGTTTTGAAATATTTTCTATTTCTGTTAAAAATGGGTCTTTTATCTTTTGTAAATTATCTATCTTATCTGGCTGATTTTGAAAAGAAGATTTTATCTTTTCTTTAAATTGGGTAGTATCCTCTTGTTCTATCTTATTCTCAAGGATAAAAGGCACTGACTCTTGTTTTCCCGAAATTCTCATTTTACTTCTCCAATAGCTTGAAGTAAAGATTTAGCCAAATTTTTCGCACTCTCTTGAGCATCAAGTTTCTCTACCTCTTTGAGTTTAGCTACCGCCTCTTCTCTTTTTTGATTAGCTAAGAGGCCCTTAGCTACATAGACTTTGCTAATTCCATCTTCCGGATTTAAGCTTAATGCCTTTTGAAAATAGGATAAAGCTTCTTTTGGCTTGCCCTGATCAAAATATAGATTCCCTAAAGCAATTTGAACCACTTCACTATTTGGAACCAGTATTTCTACCCCTTCAAAGATATCTTGAGCTTCTTTAAACCTTCCTTTAGCCAGATTCAAATAACCTGACTCCATTAAGCAACTAAGTTCTTCATTATCAACATCCATAATTTTTTCCATAAATAGATTCACCTTTATCCTTTAATATTTCTAATAGAAGACATTCTGGCATCGTGATCGGTTTTCATAATATTACTTTGTGTTTGAAAGGTTTGGGAGATATTTTGAATCTGCATTTGGAGTTGAAGAAGGTCCATATTACTCTTCATCATACTATTCATCATCTCTCCCTGGTCTTGATTTCCACCTAACAATTTGCTTACTACAGCGCTTCCAATAGGTCCTGCGGCCATCCCTGCGGTAGTAACGGCTGCTACTTTCGCCCCCTCAGCTAATTTCTCCGCAAAGGCAGCTGAACCCGTTTTGGTAGGTCTACCTACATCTCCAATAGTTTTATTAATCCCTATGTTTGGATCAATTGTAATACCCATTTTTTTATACCTCCTTTTTCTCTTAAAATTTTGTTCTCTATTTAAATTATCGAAGTATTTTTAAAAAAGTTGCTTTTTACCATAAAATATTATTTAAATATCACAAAATAATCCACTTTGTAAAGCTAACTGCCGTCGTAGAGATAGTGCTCTGTCACCATTCCAGTGATTGATTGGCCGTTGTCCCCCGCTGGCGGGGGTAGGGGGTGGATTCTTCTATTTCAGATTTCATATTCCACCCCCTTAATCCCCCGCCAGCGGGGGACATCAATTGAATGGCGACAGAGCAATAGTTTAATTTACTCTTTTTGTTTCTAATTCTTGTTTTATCTTTTCCAATTCGTTCATCAATTCCATACTTGTTTCATAACCCTTCATTACTTTCATTGCCCTTTCTTTTTCCATTTGATTCTTTGCCTTTTCCAGAGATAAATTTAGCTCTCGCATTGATTTCTCATAAATCCTTTTAATCTTTTCCACTCCATCTTTTTCGTCTAATAGGCTTTGAAGATAGGGAAAATGAAATACAAAATCTTCTTTTTTCTCCTCTCTTTTAAATATAGGTTTAGTTTGAATCTCTTCTCTTTCTCCTATCTTGAATGGTTTTAGTTCTTCATCTGTCATTTCTTATCATCCTCCTAATAATTCTGTTAAAAGACTTGTGCAAAATGTATCTTGACCATCTCATTTATATTTGAACTTTTGCATTTTTTTTAGGTGTAATAAAGGAAATTTGGAAAAAACTGGAAAAAGAGGAAAAAGAATTTTATGTATAACTAACTATATTTCTTATACTTAGAGGAAAATACTTCTTTTCCCTTTTTCCCCTCTTTCCCATTTCCCCTTATTTACACAAGAGATTGAAATACAAAGTGTTAGCGAAAAACGCAAAAGTTTAGTTTATATAAAAAAGTATATCATATAATTTTTATTTTTGTCAACAAATTTTTTTGAGGGTGTTGAAAAAATCTTGATGTCAACTAAGCAGATTATCTCTTTTTTATAGATTTGGCATCTTTTATCACCCAAAACTCACCCCAAACCCGCCCCGTAACTAAAAACTATTTGCAACGCTCTCTTGTAGTGAAATCAAATAGCTGGAGCGGCCGATGGGACTCGAACCCACGACGTCAAGCTTGGGAAGCTTGCATTCTACCACTGAATTACGGCCGCTCAATTATTAAATTAATGGTAACTATTCACCGCAGAGACGCGGAGACACAGAGAAAAAATTAAAATCTCTTGGCTATACGCTTAATTCCATCTCTTAGAACAGAAACATTAAAACAATCTAACTTAAATCCTTTATATATTACAGGTAATTCAACTTGTCTTTTGAAAGCTAACCCCCACCATAGATAGTTCATAACATAAACACTCTTCATATGCAGATTCTAATAGACATGGACCTAATGTCTTATGTATTTCAATTGCTGCACCAATAATTTTTTCTGTTATCTGATTTATTTCCATGTTTTCTCTGTTCCTCTGCGTCTCTGCGGTGAATAGTTACTTATTTACTATTCTTTTCAATATCTTACCCGGGATAAATACAGGCACCCTTCGTGCAGGAATAGGTACTTTCTTACCAGTAGAGATTATTCTTCCTTGCCGCGGTGCTCTATCTTTTACCACAAAAACGCCTAATCCCCTTATTTCTAATCTCTTGTCCTTATTTAATCCATTTATAATACTCTTTAAAATAACATCAACTACCTGCTTCGCCTCTTTTTTATCAAGATTTATTTTTGAGGCAACCCTCTTTATTAACTCATCTTTCTTCATTTGCTATCACACCCCCTTTTGAGTTTGGAACGCTCTCGGATAAAATTAACCCTTGATTTTACCACAGTTACAGTTACTTATGTTTATGTTTTACCCCCCAGCTTAAAATCTTTACCTACATCTTTTACCAGACGGATGCAGTCAAAATTCCAAATTCCAAGCACCAAATCCCAAATAAATTCCAAATTCCAATCGCCAAATTCCAAAGTTCATTCTTTTTGTTAGACACAAGATGAATTCCGCAGATTTTCAAGATTTTAAACATATTAGCCACAGATGAACACGGATGAAACACGGATTTTTTTGTTGTAGGGACAGGGTTTGTTCCTGTCGGTGCCGGGAATCAAATAAAATGCGATGAATAACCGAGTTAATGCCTGTGTGGCTGAATTATTTAATTTTTTTATTATGCTGATAATCTGCGAAAATCTGTGTCCTATTATGGTTTGGAATTTTGAATTTTGGTCATTGGAATTTATTTGTCTTTTGGAATTTGTGATTTGGAATTTTGTAATTTGCTCATATTCCCTCTTATCTCCTCTACCTTCTCTGATATTTTTATCCGAGAGACTTCATTTGGTAACTGAAATTTATCTGAAGGAACAATAAAACCTCCTGAAATGACTAACTTTAAACCTTCTTCCACAGAGATATTTAACGGTATAATTTCACTCAGAGGTGCAACAATTAAAAATCCAGAGGCAATATTTAACGCTGTTGGGAGATAAATATTAACCACTTCTTTACCCGTAGAGTTGCCTATTTGTGGGTTTGCCTCTGAGGTGATAAATCCTACGGCGTAAATCCCTTTACGCGGATATTCAACTAATACTACTCGTGAAAAGGATTCTTTGCCTCTCATCAGGAATATTTCTATCAATTGCTTAAAACCTGTGTAAATATTACTTACTATCGGGACACGAGCTAAAAGTTCCTCAAACCACGCAATAATAGTCTTCCCAATGAAACTTGCCATCAAAAGACCTATGACTAAAATAACCATAATCGTAATTATTAAGCCGGCTAATGGAACAATTAATTTAATGGCTGGGAGTTTTAAATCTAAAAGACCAGAAAGAGGCAAACTTAGTAAGTTTATAACAAACTTTAAAATAAACCACCCAACAACTACCGTTGCCATTACTGGTAAAGAAGTAAATAATCCGGTAAAAAAGTAAGCCTTTAATTTTGTCTTTGAAAATAGCTTCATAACTAATTTTATATTATATTCTAAAATTAAAATATGTCAAGAGTTTTTTTTCAATATGTTTTTTATTGACGAGTGTAATTTGTAAGCGTTCACCGCAGAGACACAGAGACGCAGAGAAAAAATTAAAAACTATTTACCAGTCGCAGGATTCCATCACGGATTTTCATCAGTGCAAGCTTTTGAGGACCGACATCTCATGATTGATTAACAATTT
Protein-coding regions in this window:
- a CDS encoding tetratricopeptide repeat protein → MEKIMDVDNEELSCLMESGYLNLAKGRFKEAQDIFEGVEILVPNSEVVQIALGNLYFDQGKPKEALSYFQKALSLNPEDGISKVYVAKGLLANQKREEAVAKLKEVEKLDAQESAKNLAKSLLQAIGEVK
- a CDS encoding DUF502 domain-containing protein yields the protein MKLFSKTKLKAYFFTGLFTSLPVMATVVVGWFILKFVINLLSLPLSGLLDLKLPAIKLIVPLAGLIITIMVILVIGLLMASFIGKTIIAWFEELLARVPIVSNIYTGFKQLIEIFLMRGKESFSRVVLVEYPRKGIYAVGFITSEANPQIGNSTGKEVVNIYLPTALNIASGFLIVAPLSEIIPLNISVEEGLKLVISGGFIVPSDKFQLPNEVSRIKISEKVEEIRGNMSKLQNSKSQIPKDK
- the fliI gene encoding flagellar protein export ATPase FliI translates to MGMLEEAIKMIDGIAPLRVVGKVIEVTGITVKVSVPQVQIGDICYIKKSKENLLVKAEVVGFDQNKTILMPLGDISGIGVGNEVIPTYRPFTVKVGNELLGRILNGLGEPMDIETKGPFLSMEEYPVYNSPPNPLQRKRITRALSMGVKAIDGLLTCGEGQRMGFFAAAGVGKSTLMGMIARNTKAEVNVIGLIGERGREVNDFLEKELGEEGLKRSVVVVSTSDQPSLVRLKASYVATTIAEYFRDQGKQVILMLDSITRFARAQREVGLAAGEPPARQGFPPSVFAILPKLLERAGNSDKGSITAFYTILVEGDDMTEPIADEVRAILDGHIILTRDLASKGHYPAINVCESISRVMDNIISEKHLQAARKLREVIATYEKNKELIKIGAYEEGSDPEVDYALRKIKEVNNFLQQKVEEKISFEEEIEGLVAIFA
- a CDS encoding FliH/SctL family protein; translated protein: MTDDKRVNFKKMLKKADELEEVYEGKKVGRIWQKEQRPKIVDDFLRQKEKIIKGEKCGFSKTPLKMEKDKVIKAPVILAQERAEKIIEQANKEVEMIKSQAEKEKELAITQGYEKGYQEGLAQVTELLLKAKEERKRWFTSAEPKLVELSIKIAKKIIGQELNLDQWKITTIVKEALQAVKEQERIIIRVNADDIEKLKVRKNDLLNTLEKARDIEFKTDSEIALDGCVIETEIGRIDAQIDTQLSVIEKTLLSLGR
- a CDS encoding HU family DNA-binding protein gives rise to the protein MKKDELIKRVASKINLDKKEAKQVVDVILKSIINGLNKDKRLEIRGLGVFVVKDRAPRQGRIISTGKKVPIPARRVPVFIPGKILKRIVNK
- a CDS encoding sigma-70 family RNA polymerase sigma factor; translated protein: MEKIEDKEERVIEYLPYVYHLARQISQHVPEVDIEDLAGYGKIGLVEASQRFDPKREVKFTTFAYYRIKGAIYDGLRKMGWIPRSQYKKLKLFEEGANQFLGDFQESKQEVIKRTTQEEAFEIKEIISSLASIYIVSLESLREQEGKKDKDFMVTNEANPHEIYETKECFELLKQARKKLSSIENEVIELYYYQGLTFEAIGERLGFSKSWTSRIHTNAIKKLNQLMV
- the sctI gene encoding type III secretion system inner rod subunit SctI, producing MSLPISSIPVKIPSEAISPEVTQQLPKSNFHQLMEKVANVEPTSLSSEDTLLSQKVEQSSRNEMIEGVGKVAIDLNNSYQRLDEINRLLFSGTRTFMPQELLALQAEVYRLSQEIELVSKAVGKTADGLKTIMQTQV
- a CDS encoding GxxExxY protein yields the protein MEINQITEKIIGAAIEIHKTLGPCLLESAYEECLCYELSMVGVSFQKTS